In Chloroflexota bacterium, the genomic window TCGTGCCGGACGTGCGCGGCATCGCCCTCATCGATGATGACCGCAAGGCGGCGGGCGGGCGCGGTACCCACTATCAGATGGGGGGAAACGTCCTCGCGGGCCATATGTACGAGTTCCCCGCAGGCTGTTACCACAAGGCCCATGCGCACGGCGGGGGCGCGATCATCCTGAACGTCTCCGACTGCAAGGGGTATACGCTCCTCTGGCCTCCGGAGGCGGGCGTGCAGCCCTACGCTTCGGGTCACGGGGACCGGGTCGTGCGCGTCGATTGGGGTGACAACAGCCTCTTCAGCCCCGCCGGCGGGTGGTTTCATCAACACTTCAATACAGGGCGGACGGTGGCAAGACAGCTCGCGTTTCGCCTTGGGAGCCATCGCCACGACGTGGTCTTCCACACAGCGGCGAGCCGCGAGGGGCAGCAAGTCAGCGTGAAGGACGGCGGGACCCTCATCGAGTACGGAGACGAGGACCCACGGATCCGGGCCGACTTTCAGCGCGAGCTCGCCGAGTTCGGCGTCGCCTACGAGATGGATCGGGTCGCGGCCGGGCGCTGATCGCCCCTCATCCGGCGGGGGCGGGGCTCATGCCCCGGCCCCTCACCCGGTGGGCGCCAGGCAATTAACGTCCTCGGGGGCTCAGTCCACCGACCAGTCCTGCACATTCCAGGTGATCCCTTCCTGGGGGCCGTAGTTGCCCACGGGACCCCGCACGCCATTGCGGGCGATGATCACCTCCACGGAGTAGATGAGGGGCTGAGCGCCGACCAGCTCCGTCATCCGCTTCAGGACCGCGATAGTCGCCTCGCTACGCTCGCGCTCGTTCAGCGAGGTCAGGCGAATCTTCTGCAGGCGATCGACTTCAGGGTCAGAGAAGCTGCCGCGATTCGAGCCGGCGAAGCGATTGTCTGGCGTGGGGAAATTGCTCGTCGTCCACACGAACGTTTCCGCGCCGATCGTGCGGCCGTTGAGCGCCGCCGCGGGAAAGCCCGCGCGCAGCTCCCCCTCGCGGACCCGGGCGGGGGGAATGGTCGTGGTGCTCGATGTGACACCGGCGTCCTTCCAGTTGTTCGCGACGATGGTGGCGATCTGCGCCTGTGCCGAGGTCGCGGTGAGGTCGACGTCGAGGGTCCGTCCGGATGCATCAACCAGCGGGCCACCCTGGGGAGGACGCCGCCAGCCAGCGTCCTCGAGGAGCGCGACCGCGCGGGCAACATTATGCGGATACTTCACGATGGCGCGATCCACCTCCGGGAACAGCTCGTCGGTCGGGGCGATGAAGGCGTCGGCAGCGGTACCGAAACCGAGGTCGATGACGTCAGCCAGCCCCTCGCGGTCGATGGCCGAGATCAGGGCCTGGCGCACGCGCACATCGGCAACGGCGCGCTGCCAACCGGGAACTTCTCGGTACTGAAACTCCATGTAGGCCGTCCGCGTCACCCACGCCTTCACGTACCCCTGGCCGCCCCACTGGTCGCGGGCGATAGCAGCCTCCTGGGCGCGCACGCCCGGCGAGTTGATCATGTCCACCTCGCCGGACAGCACGTTCGCCAGCTCGGTGTTGGGGTCGGAGATGAAGCGAATGTCGATCGCGTCCAGCTTCGGGGGGCCCAGGGCCCAACCGAGGTGCGCCCTCGCCAGGATGCCGACGCCGGGGGTCCAGCGTTCGACGCGGAACGGCCCCGAGCCGATGTACGAGGTCGTCCACTCATCGCCCAGGGCAAATGTCGCGCGGGCGTTCCGGTACTTGTCCTCGAGCTGCTGGCGGGGAAGTGGGTTCAGCGCCTGAAAGCCGAGCACGTTGGCTAGCGGATACGGCTCCTTCCAGGTGATCACGAGGGAATGATCGTCCTTCGCTTCAACTCGGGCCATGAGCGGCTCGGGATCGGGCTGCTGGATCGGGAGGTCCTTGTCCAGATAGACCTCGAACGCGAACACGAAGTCCGGCGCCGTGAGGGGAGTGCCATCGTGCCAGGTAGTGTTCTCCCGAAGGTGGTAGACCGTGACCATCGTCCCGTCCGGGTTGATGATCCAGTCGCCATTGTCCTGAGATGGAATGTCCTTCGCGAGAATCGGGTGCGATGCACCGCTGAGATCCCGAGAAGTGAGGGTGGAATTAAACATCCACTGGTATTCGCCATTGCCCGCGCCCGAGAGGAATTTCGGGCTCAAATAATTGGGCTCGTTGGGCCAGGCGATCTTCAGGGTGCCGCGCGGCCGGTCCTGCGACACCGCTGCCGTGGAACTGCTGCTCCTGTTGGACGTGCCATCGGTTGACGACGCCCCCGGCCCACAAGCGGCCAGCGCCAGCGATAGGCCGAGGATCAGTGCGCGGAGCCGCGGGGCGCGCAAAGGTCCAATGGACGCGAACATGCTTCCTCCAGCATCAGGGTGGGGCACCGTGAATGGTAATACAGCCGTGGGGCATCATGAGAGGAAGGGACCGGACGGTTCAGTCCGACCGATGGCCGGCGCGAGATGAGGCGGGCAGTTGCGACGGAGATACGGGCGACTGTCCGCAGCGTGCGCCGTCAACGAAGACCTCGACGGAGATCAACATGAATGAACGATGGAAACGAGCTTACCGAGCCCAGTTCGGCAGCGAGGCCGACGACGACATTGCGAACGGCTATGCCGACGACGTCGAAGCCTGGAGGATCAATTGGCAATCGGCCTATGACGCCGGCGAGGAGTGGGCGGTAGCCATGGCCGGCGAGGGCGAGGACGACGGCGACGACGACGGAGAGGACTGATGTCTGGAGAAGATGGACGCTGCGCATCGAGCGGCCAAAGAAATAGGGAGCGCTGTGGCGGCGCACATCGGTGGACGAGTCCACTGGGGCAGACCGGGAAAGCTGGAACCGTTCCCCGGGGATGGCCGGTCGTCCGCCGAGCGCGTCCCGGGGATCAGAAGTCCAGCCAGCGCGGCGTTACCACCTGGCCGCCTGGGCGGGCGTGGCCGGATAAAGGCCGGCCTCGGCAATGAGGGAGTGGTCCAGGTTGGTGTCGATCATGCCGCGGGCCGGATCGCGAATCACGCCGATGGGGTCCTCGCCGCGCTGGACTCGGTCGATGTTCTCGCGAAGAAGCTGCCGCAGCATGACGACGCCCCGATCCGTCGTCGCCATACGCTCGGTCGAGCGGTCGGCGATCGGTCCCTGCGTCTCCCAGGCCATGTAGTCCTGGGCATCGACGCCATCCATGAAATGCTGGGTGAACGGGTGGCAAGCACCCATCGGCTCCTTGTGCGGGCGCGCCGCCACAACCTCGGGCCCCGCGTCATCTGGGGTCAGCTCGCCGTCCCGGTTCGGAATGAAGCGCACCTCGTAGATCCAGAGGTGCGTGTCGTCCAGGGGCGTGCGGATCTCGATGCCATTCCCCTGCCGGAGGATGTTCGGGAAGATCAGCGGATGCTCGTCGACCGTCCCGTCAGCATAGGTGCGCTTCTTCATGATCCCGTTGTCGGTGCGATAGAAGTCGATGCTGGCCACATCGTCAGTGAACCCGCGCGTCGTATTCGTCACCGGCCGGCCCCTCGCGGCCATCGACTGGTGCAGGATCTGAAGGTGGGCCGGGTCAACGGAATTCTCCATCGCCTGGAGGTAATTGCAGTCAACCCGTGCGCGAAGCTGCACGGTCTGCCGACCATCGCGGCGCACGAGCACATCGTAGAGGGGAAGCTCGGGCGCTGGATGCGGCCCGAGGTACGCCCAATACAGTCCCGCCAGCGTTTTCACCGGATACGCCCGCTGCTTGACGGTGAGATGGAACAGGCTCCCCTCGGGCTCGGCCGGCGTTTCCAGACACGTGCCGTGGACGTCGTAGAGCCAGCCGTGATAGGCGCAGGCGATGCCGCGCTCCTCGACGCGTCCGTAGAGCAGCGACGCGCCGCGATGAGCGCAATGGTCTGCCAGAAGGCCGGCGTTGCCGCTCTTGTCCCGGAAGAGCACCAGGTCCTCTCCGAGAAGCCGAACGAACCGAGTGGGCTGCTCGGCGCTGACGTCGGCGGTCATGGCGATCGGGTACCAGTACCGACGGAGGAGTTCGCCGCACGGTGTGCCCGGCCCAACGCTCGTCAAGAGCTCATTTTCTTCATGGGTCAACATGGCTTCGCACCTCCGCATCCGGCAGCAGGCGACAGATTCGATATGGGAGCAGGTGATCGCCCCAGATTTATACAGCCGATGGCTCAGATCGAACGGCTGGCGTTGCGGTCATCTTCGAGCACGCCAGGCAACTTGTTCCCCAGGAGATACGGCCTCGTTCTGTTCTCCGTCACCCCGGCCTTCTCCTTTTTGACCCACCAACGGCCTCTGCCGCGTCTCCACGGACACAGCATCAGTACGGCGGCTGACCTCGCAATGGCATGTTGCTTAGCCTAAGGGGTTGGTTGTTCACCAGACAACAGCGCAGGAAAGACAACAGCAGCCCGGGATTATTGGGGCATGTCCGCTCGTGGCCGCAGCCATCTGTTTTCCACACAGCTGCTCGTGCCTGAACGGCCACCAAGAAAGTGCGCAAGAAGAGCACCGACCAGTAATAACCGCCAACGGAGCCTGCGGGGGGATTCGAACGCTCGACCTCGTGATTACGAAACAGGTGATCGCGGGTTCTCGCTTATCGGCTGTTTTGACCAACTACACAGATGCTCGCGGGTTTTGTCGACCAGACAAAGGGAGTTTACACGCCTCCTTCGGCCAGGTAGCCCGAGCATGGGATCCTCTCATACACGCTGGTGAGTCGAAGGGACCGCCAGGCCAACCTCGGGGCCGCCGGGGTTAGTCCCTGGAATAACGCGGCGCAGATGGTCCGTCGCAGGCACCCACGATTCGTCCCGCGGCAGGACCGCAACGCTCGCCCGAACGCGGTACAGCTCGGGCTCGTCCACGCCGGGCGGAACCGCCCCGCTCTCGCGCATCGCCTTCGCCGCGCCGATCAAGCGCGCCCGCATGCGAATGATCGCCGTGTCACTGCTGCCGAGGTGCTCCATGCGGCGATCGTAGATCTTGCCCATCCCTTCCTGCAGTGCGGCATCCTGCGCCCAGAATTCCGCCATTCCCGCGTAGTGGGTCGTCCGTTGCGCTTCACGGTCGAGCAGATAATCATTCTCCGCGGCCGCGATCGGGATCCAGGCGCCAAAAGGAGCTGACGTGGCCGGGCGGAAATGGTCCTCGCCCACGAAGCCGGCCCCGCCCCCCACCTTGAGCGGCTCGCGCTCCACGTCCGTGAGCGGACGCAGCGGATGGAAGCTGGTTGCGAAGACGAGCACTGACTCATCGTCGATCGGAATAAAGGCCCGAGTCCCGCGCGTTGGGTCTCGCCGCTCGGTCCCACTCGCCACGAGGGTCCAGAACGGCATCAGGAACTGCGAGATTCGATAGTAATAGCTGTCGGCTTCCGCCTCTCGGCGGGCGGCGA contains:
- a CDS encoding ABC transporter substrate-binding protein codes for the protein MFASIGPLRAPRLRALILGLSLALAACGPGASSTDGTSNRSSSSTAAVSQDRPRGTLKIAWPNEPNYLSPKFLSGAGNGEYQWMFNSTLTSRDLSGASHPILAKDIPSQDNGDWIINPDGTMVTVYHLRENTTWHDGTPLTAPDFVFAFEVYLDKDLPIQQPDPEPLMARVEAKDDHSLVITWKEPYPLANVLGFQALNPLPRQQLEDKYRNARATFALGDEWTTSYIGSGPFRVERWTPGVGILARAHLGWALGPPKLDAIDIRFISDPNTELANVLSGEVDMINSPGVRAQEAAIARDQWGGQGYVKAWVTRTAYMEFQYREVPGWQRAVADVRVRQALISAIDREGLADVIDLGFGTAADAFIAPTDELFPEVDRAIVKYPHNVARAVALLEDAGWRRPPQGGPLVDASGRTLDVDLTATSAQAQIATIVANNWKDAGVTSSTTTIPPARVREGELRAGFPAAALNGRTIGAETFVWTTSNFPTPDNRFAGSNRGSFSDPEVDRLQKIRLTSLNERERSEATIAVLKRMTELVGAQPLIYSVEVIIARNGVRGPVGNYGPQEGITWNVQDWSVD
- a CDS encoding Rieske 2Fe-2S domain-containing protein translates to MLTHEENELLTSVGPGTPCGELLRRYWYPIAMTADVSAEQPTRFVRLLGEDLVLFRDKSGNAGLLADHCAHRGASLLYGRVEERGIACAYHGWLYDVHGTCLETPAEPEGSLFHLTVKQRAYPVKTLAGLYWAYLGPHPAPELPLYDVLVRRDGRQTVQLRARVDCNYLQAMENSVDPAHLQILHQSMAARGRPVTNTTRGFTDDVASIDFYRTDNGIMKKRTYADGTVDEHPLIFPNILRQGNGIEIRTPLDDTHLWIYEVRFIPNRDGELTPDDAGPEVVAARPHKEPMGACHPFTQHFMDGVDAQDYMAWETQGPIADRSTERMATTDRGVVMLRQLLRENIDRVQRGEDPIGVIRDPARGMIDTNLDHSLIAEAGLYPATPAQAARW
- a CDS encoding Rieske 2Fe-2S domain-containing protein encodes the protein MLTKEENELLTRVGPGTPMGQVMRQYWLPALLSSELPEPDCAPLRMRLLGEDLIAFRDSSGRVGMLAANCPHRGASLFFGRNEESGLRCVYHGWKFDVSGACVDMPNEPVESSFKHKVKAVAYPCVERAGVVFVYMGPREVPPPLPELEWMSVPESHRIVAKRVQFTNYAQSIEGEIDSSHLGFTHSRVSDHRPLTPEEIAALPSAGRYTRQDRHPRFDVLDTDYGVLIAARREAEADSYYYRISQFLMPFWTLVASGTERRDPTRGTRAFIPIDDESVLVFATSFHPLRPLTDVEREPLKVGGGAGFVGEDHFRPATSAPFGAWIPIAAAENDYLLDREAQRTTHYAGMAEFWAQDAALQEGMGKIYDRRMEHLGSSDTAIIRMRARLIGAAKAMRESGAVPPGVDEPELYRVRASVAVLPRDESWVPATDHLRRVIPGTNPGGPEVGLAVPSTHQRV